Proteins encoded in a region of the Streptomyces sp. NBC_00513 genome:
- a CDS encoding bi-domain-containing oxidoreductase, producing the protein MKQVVQNYKSGELALLDVPEPGCKPDGVLVRTAYSLISTGTELMKVSEAGMSMVGKARSRPDQVAKVMQSVATNGAPATYRKVMGKLDSYTPLGYSLCGVVEQVGAGIDDVKVGDLVACAGNEHALHAELNWVPKNLYTPVPDGLAPRHAAFGTVGSIAMQGVRRGEPQLGEVALVIGLGLIGQLVVQLLTASGVRVVGVDPDPARCELAERLGAAACGDPASAAVEVAVAELTGGHGVDQVYLAAGGDSNQPVELAARLCRDRGRVVDIGKCRLDLPWNAYYEKELDVRFSRSYGPGRYDPAYELEGRDYPIGYVRWTERRNLACFLDLLARGRVDVEPLVSHVADFDDAVETYGRLKDGDLKAVAVLFRYPEQKEEAGEARAPAVTVPAVRRGGGAAGPTRSVKTPVRLAFVGAGNYATSMLLPHLARREGVELSAVVTTTALSAANAQRKFGFAEATTDLDAVLGDGSIDAVVVATRHSSHAELTRRALSAGKAVFVEKPLALGEDELAGVLAAVEESGNDRLQVGFNRRFAPLLREARKRFGARTGPASLRYLINAGRLQHGSWYLRQGTEGSRFVGEGGHFIDTASWLLGADPVSVYAVATSGNEDLQVVLRYPDGSTATISYVTTGSPGFPKETLDLVADGKVLRLDDFVRASVYADGRGGPKRWVSSRLPKARDKGQSAELAAFVRAVRTGGPMPVSLESLVATTTATLAVRAGLAGGAPVTLVGAR; encoded by the coding sequence GTGAAACAGGTTGTGCAGAACTACAAGAGCGGCGAACTGGCACTGCTCGACGTGCCGGAGCCGGGGTGCAAGCCGGACGGTGTGCTGGTCAGGACCGCCTACTCGCTGATATCCACCGGGACCGAGCTCATGAAGGTGTCCGAGGCCGGCATGTCGATGGTGGGCAAGGCCCGCTCGCGTCCGGATCAGGTGGCCAAGGTCATGCAGAGCGTGGCCACCAACGGGGCACCCGCCACCTACCGCAAGGTGATGGGCAAGTTGGACTCCTACACGCCGCTGGGCTATTCGCTGTGCGGGGTGGTCGAGCAGGTCGGCGCCGGGATCGACGACGTCAAGGTCGGCGACCTCGTGGCCTGCGCGGGCAACGAGCACGCGCTGCACGCCGAGCTGAACTGGGTGCCGAAGAACCTCTACACCCCGGTACCGGACGGTCTCGCGCCGCGGCACGCGGCCTTCGGCACCGTCGGGTCGATCGCGATGCAGGGCGTGCGCCGGGGCGAGCCGCAGCTCGGCGAGGTGGCGTTGGTCATCGGTCTCGGCCTGATCGGGCAGTTGGTGGTGCAGCTCCTCACCGCCTCGGGGGTCCGTGTCGTCGGGGTGGACCCCGACCCGGCGCGCTGTGAGCTCGCCGAGCGCCTGGGCGCGGCGGCCTGCGGCGATCCCGCGTCCGCGGCCGTGGAAGTCGCCGTCGCCGAGCTGACCGGCGGTCACGGCGTGGACCAGGTGTACCTGGCCGCCGGCGGCGACAGCAACCAGCCCGTCGAGCTGGCCGCGCGACTCTGCCGGGATCGCGGCCGGGTCGTCGACATCGGCAAGTGCCGTCTGGACCTGCCGTGGAACGCGTACTACGAGAAGGAGCTCGACGTCCGGTTCTCCCGCTCGTACGGCCCCGGGCGCTACGACCCGGCGTACGAGCTCGAAGGGCGGGACTACCCGATCGGATACGTGCGCTGGACCGAGCGCCGCAACCTGGCGTGCTTCCTCGATCTCCTCGCCCGCGGTCGCGTCGACGTGGAGCCCCTGGTCTCCCACGTCGCCGACTTCGACGACGCCGTCGAGACGTACGGGCGCCTGAAGGACGGCGATCTGAAGGCCGTGGCCGTGCTGTTCCGCTACCCCGAACAGAAGGAGGAGGCGGGCGAGGCGCGGGCCCCGGCGGTGACCGTCCCCGCCGTGCGACGCGGCGGCGGAGCCGCCGGCCCGACCCGTTCCGTCAAGACGCCGGTGCGGCTGGCTTTCGTGGGCGCGGGGAACTACGCGACGTCGATGCTGCTGCCGCACCTGGCTCGGCGCGAGGGCGTCGAGTTGTCCGCGGTCGTCACCACGACGGCGCTGTCCGCCGCCAACGCGCAGCGGAAGTTCGGCTTCGCCGAGGCGACCACCGATCTCGACGCCGTGCTCGGCGACGGGTCCATCGACGCGGTGGTCGTCGCCACGCGGCACAGCTCGCACGCCGAACTGACCCGCAGGGCGCTGTCGGCGGGCAAGGCGGTGTTCGTGGAGAAGCCCCTGGCCCTCGGGGAGGACGAACTGGCCGGGGTGCTCGCGGCCGTGGAGGAGTCCGGCAACGACCGGTTGCAGGTGGGCTTCAACCGCCGGTTCGCGCCGCTCCTGCGGGAGGCCAGGAAGCGGTTCGGTGCCCGGACCGGTCCGGCGAGCCTGCGCTACCTGATCAACGCCGGCCGGCTGCAACACGGCAGCTGGTACCTCCGGCAGGGAACCGAGGGGTCGCGGTTCGTCGGCGAGGGCGGCCACTTCATCGACACGGCGAGTTGGCTGCTGGGTGCCGATCCGGTCTCGGTGTACGCGGTCGCCACGTCCGGCAACGAGGACCTCCAGGTCGTGCTGCGGTACCCGGACGGGTCGACCGCCACCATCAGCTACGTCACCACCGGATCGCCCGGCTTCCCCAAGGAGACGCTGGACCTCGTCGCGGACGGCAAGGTGCTGCGGCTCGACGACTTCGTCCGTGCGTCGGTGTACGCGGACGGCAGGGGCGGCCCGAAGCGATGGGTCAGTTCGCGACTGCCCAAGGCGCGGGACAAGGGCCAGTCAGCCGAGCTGGCCGCGTTCGTCAGGGCCGTGCGGACCGGCGGGCCGATGCCGGTGTCCCTGGAGTCGTTGGTCGCCACCACGACGGCCACCCTCGCCGTGCGGGCCGGCCTGGCCGGCGGGGCGCCGGTCACGTTGGTGGGGGCGCGATGA
- a CDS encoding alginate lyase family protein: MTANAGWYLRRLSRMGPREVGGRVGDTLRRRRWRSALPERPVVSGARFTAVLPAGTFDAVPADAAKRLLADADRLMAGHAEYFGVGRDDLVDPDWCLDPKTGRRAPWGYAFDVPYRDEDAVGDIKQIWELSRHQYLTVLAAAYAISGDERYAERVAEHLRAWWAANTPLRGVHWISGIELGIRLLSWVWVRRLLDGWPGAAGLFEDNPVALDQIWHHQRWLAAFPSRGSSANNHAVAEAAGQFAAACAFGWFPSSARWRDEALGSLDRHLRGNTFGSGLNRELATEYHGLVLELGLAAIAEADARGVAVPATTRLVLLRMTDALAAIVDGRLRPPRQGDADDGHGLVVDGAGTDRWASLLATGDAVFGRLAWWPAVTGADVRTPLLAALIRPGAPAVTRPASRPAHFADAGMTILRGPAGIWCRCDGGPHGFLSIAAHAHADALSVEVRHDGVDVLADPGTFCYHGQPEWRRYFRSTVAHNTLGLDGGDQSVSGGPFLWTRHARSRVLVADASATSDGGTARWCAEHDGYEGSVHRRRVELTAESRELRVVDEVRGPRRAARLAFHLGPVIAADLVGNRAELTWSRDGEDRSAVLDLPGQLSWRAHRGETDPPLGWYSDGFGRKEPATTLIGTGFVDGTEGFTTVLRFRD, from the coding sequence ATGACCGCGAACGCGGGTTGGTACCTGCGCCGGTTGTCCCGGATGGGGCCGCGCGAGGTCGGCGGCCGGGTGGGCGACACGCTGCGCAGGCGCCGGTGGCGGTCCGCGCTGCCGGAGCGCCCGGTCGTGTCCGGCGCCCGGTTCACCGCGGTACTGCCCGCGGGGACGTTCGACGCGGTGCCGGCGGATGCCGCGAAGCGTCTCCTCGCCGACGCGGACCGGCTGATGGCCGGGCACGCCGAGTACTTCGGGGTGGGCCGCGACGACCTGGTCGACCCGGACTGGTGCCTCGACCCGAAGACCGGGCGCCGGGCGCCGTGGGGTTACGCCTTCGACGTGCCCTACCGGGACGAGGACGCGGTCGGGGACATCAAGCAGATCTGGGAGCTGTCCCGGCACCAGTACCTCACCGTGCTCGCCGCCGCCTACGCGATCTCCGGGGACGAGCGGTACGCCGAGCGGGTGGCCGAGCACCTTCGGGCGTGGTGGGCGGCCAACACGCCGCTGCGCGGCGTCCATTGGATCAGTGGCATCGAGCTGGGGATCCGGCTCCTGTCCTGGGTGTGGGTGCGCCGGCTGCTCGACGGCTGGCCGGGAGCGGCCGGGCTCTTCGAGGACAACCCGGTGGCGCTGGACCAGATCTGGCACCACCAGCGTTGGCTGGCCGCCTTCCCCAGCCGGGGGTCCTCGGCGAACAACCACGCCGTCGCCGAGGCCGCCGGGCAGTTCGCCGCGGCCTGCGCGTTCGGCTGGTTCCCCTCCTCGGCGCGTTGGCGGGACGAGGCGTTGGGGTCGTTGGACCGGCATTTGCGGGGCAACACCTTCGGCTCCGGCCTCAACCGGGAGCTGGCCACCGAGTACCACGGCCTCGTGCTGGAACTGGGGCTGGCCGCCATCGCCGAGGCGGACGCCCGCGGTGTGGCGGTCCCCGCGACGACGCGGCTGGTGCTGCTGCGGATGACCGACGCCCTCGCGGCCATCGTGGACGGCCGGCTCCGGCCACCGCGCCAGGGGGACGCGGACGACGGGCACGGTCTGGTCGTGGACGGCGCGGGCACCGACCGCTGGGCCTCGCTGCTGGCCACCGGGGACGCCGTGTTCGGCCGGCTCGCGTGGTGGCCCGCGGTGACCGGCGCCGACGTGCGTACCCCGCTGCTGGCCGCGCTCATCCGGCCGGGCGCGCCGGCCGTGACCCGTCCGGCGAGCAGGCCGGCCCACTTCGCCGACGCGGGGATGACCATCCTGCGCGGTCCGGCGGGGATCTGGTGCCGCTGCGACGGTGGCCCGCACGGGTTCCTGTCCATCGCCGCGCACGCCCACGCGGACGCGCTGTCCGTGGAGGTCCGCCACGACGGGGTCGACGTGCTCGCCGACCCGGGGACGTTCTGCTACCACGGGCAGCCCGAGTGGCGGCGGTACTTCCGGTCGACCGTCGCCCACAACACCCTGGGGTTGGACGGCGGTGACCAGTCCGTCTCCGGCGGCCCGTTCCTGTGGACCCGGCACGCCCGCAGCCGGGTCCTGGTCGCGGACGCGTCCGCCACCTCGGACGGGGGGACGGCCCGCTGGTGCGCCGAGCACGACGGCTACGAGGGGTCCGTGCACCGGCGCCGGGTGGAGCTGACCGCCGAGAGCCGGGAGCTGCGGGTGGTCGACGAGGTGCGCGGACCGCGCCGGGCGGCGCGGTTGGCGTTCCACCTCGGCCCGGTGATCGCCGCGGATCTGGTGGGCAACCGGGCGGAGCTCACCTGGAGCCGGGACGGCGAGGACCGTTCCGCCGTGCTCGACCTGCCCGGGCAGTTGTCCTGGCGGGCGCATCGCGGCGAGACGGACCCGCCCCTGGGCTGGTACTCCGACGGCTTCGGGCGCAAGGAACCCGCCACCACGCTGATCGGCACCGGTTTCGTCGACGGCACGGAGGGGTTCACCACCGTACTCAGGTTCCGCGACTAG
- the asnB gene encoding asparagine synthase (glutamine-hydrolyzing), translated as MCGIAGTYRWPDGKAVTDRLTDTLAHRGPDGAGRYSHGAGDGEVHLGHRRLAIIDLSETGAQPMVSDGLVLTYNGELYNAPELRAELEATGVRFRGTSDTEVLLEAWRRWGTDCLPRLRGMFAFGIFDERTGDLVLARDQLGVKPLFLLRRGGGLVFASELKALAAATGGSLQVDHAALVASLLYYWVPDSRCAFREAEKLPPGSWLRCRPDGRVERGRYWNLRDVAAEGQERARSGERPDLAAVIEESTRRHLLSDVPVATFLSGGLDSSYLTALAARDRPGISAYTIGFRAEDAKFEAMPDDLHYARRVAERFGVDLHEIEIAPNVLDLLPRMTYHLDEPIGDPAAINTFLICQAAREAGVKVMLSGMGADELFAGYRKHLANLLALRYQRVPRPLRRGLAGAVDRLPVATARRGYRSVRFAKRFLSFADLPEETAFRRSYTMYDQDELLALIDPDLAGTVEDVLTEHADVYRDNDLDDFVNRMCLGDARMFLPGLNLAYTDRSSMAASTEVRVPYVDVEVVKAAFAVPGDRKIVGRQGKAVLKEAATSILPREIVYRPKGLFSAPLRAWMSRDLAPLVREVVHDGVLVESGFLRRDALARMVAEDASGQRDFSKHLWHVLTLEYWYRGATSGSGQGTDLTA; from the coding sequence ATGTGTGGCATCGCAGGCACGTACCGGTGGCCGGACGGGAAGGCAGTGACCGACCGGCTCACCGACACCCTCGCGCACCGCGGTCCCGACGGGGCCGGCAGGTACAGCCACGGCGCCGGTGACGGCGAAGTGCACCTCGGGCATCGTCGGTTGGCCATCATCGACCTGTCCGAGACCGGCGCCCAGCCGATGGTCTCGGACGGCCTCGTCCTGACGTACAACGGCGAGCTGTACAACGCGCCCGAGCTGCGCGCCGAACTGGAGGCCACCGGGGTGCGCTTCCGCGGCACCTCCGACACCGAGGTGCTGTTGGAGGCCTGGCGGCGCTGGGGCACGGACTGCCTGCCCCGGCTGCGCGGCATGTTCGCGTTCGGGATCTTCGACGAGCGAACCGGTGACCTGGTGCTCGCCCGCGACCAACTCGGCGTCAAGCCGCTGTTCCTGCTCCGGCGCGGTGGGGGCCTGGTGTTCGCCTCCGAACTCAAGGCGCTCGCCGCCGCCACCGGCGGGTCCCTTCAGGTGGACCACGCGGCTTTGGTGGCCTCACTGCTGTACTACTGGGTGCCGGACTCGCGCTGCGCGTTCCGCGAGGCGGAGAAGCTGCCGCCGGGTAGCTGGCTCCGGTGCCGGCCCGACGGCCGGGTGGAGCGCGGCCGGTACTGGAACCTCCGGGACGTCGCCGCCGAAGGCCAGGAGCGGGCCCGGAGCGGCGAGCGGCCGGATCTCGCCGCCGTCATCGAGGAGTCGACCCGCCGCCACCTGCTCTCGGACGTACCCGTGGCTACCTTCCTCTCCGGGGGGCTCGACTCCAGCTACCTGACCGCGCTGGCCGCCCGTGACCGACCCGGGATCTCCGCCTACACGATCGGGTTCCGCGCCGAGGACGCCAAGTTCGAGGCGATGCCCGACGACCTTCACTACGCCCGGCGGGTGGCCGAGCGGTTCGGCGTCGACCTGCACGAGATCGAGATCGCTCCGAACGTGCTCGATCTGCTGCCGCGGATGACGTACCACCTGGACGAGCCGATCGGCGACCCCGCCGCGATCAACACCTTCCTGATCTGCCAGGCCGCCCGGGAGGCCGGGGTCAAGGTGATGCTCTCGGGGATGGGCGCCGACGAGTTGTTCGCCGGCTACCGCAAGCACCTGGCCAACCTGCTCGCGCTGCGCTACCAGCGCGTCCCGCGGCCCCTGCGGCGGGGCCTGGCCGGCGCCGTGGACCGGCTGCCGGTGGCCACGGCCCGCCGGGGGTACCGGTCGGTGCGGTTCGCGAAGCGTTTCCTGTCCTTCGCCGATCTGCCGGAGGAGACCGCGTTCCGGCGCAGCTACACCATGTACGACCAGGACGAACTGCTCGCCCTGATCGATCCGGACCTGGCCGGGACGGTCGAGGACGTACTGACCGAGCACGCGGACGTCTATCGGGACAACGACCTCGACGACTTCGTGAACCGGATGTGCCTGGGCGACGCCCGGATGTTCCTGCCGGGCCTGAACCTCGCCTACACGGACCGCTCCAGCATGGCCGCGTCGACCGAGGTGCGGGTGCCGTACGTGGACGTCGAGGTGGTCAAGGCGGCGTTCGCCGTACCCGGCGATCGCAAGATCGTCGGACGGCAGGGCAAGGCCGTCCTCAAGGAGGCGGCGACCTCGATCCTGCCCCGGGAGATCGTGTACCGACCCAAGGGCCTGTTCAGCGCCCCGCTGCGCGCCTGGATGAGCCGGGATCTGGCACCGCTGGTACGCGAGGTGGTGCACGACGGCGTGCTCGTCGAATCCGGGTTCCTGCGCCGTGACGCGCTGGCGCGCATGGTCGCCGAGGACGCCTCCGGGCAGCGGGACTTCTCCAAGCATCTGTGGCACGTGCTGACCCTCGAGTACTGGTACCGCGGCGCGACCTCTGGCTCCGGCCAGGGCACTGACTTGACGGCTTAG
- a CDS encoding Wzz/FepE/Etk N-terminal domain-containing protein — MNTHTPSEPAAAAPLVDLQALVVAVRRRRRLWCCMALLGLLVGAAVAVLMPPPPTAVTTVLVAHQADQPNDPGTLIRTDVGLLHTTRIAGKALQALGSPEKPEDFMRDYGGIGLSNNLLQITVTAGSDAEATARAKALADAFVADHVRRIREAADAEAKTLLDQRDRMQAELAQVNKAIGDSSPQSGPKASANMESLFTRRAELGSRITDFGRRAAEARIGTPRLIAGTQVVDDARAVRHSLPRSTVTNAGVGLVLGLVLGLAVAAVGAVVADRPVLRREIAANLGASVIAELRRTPRRSAGPWRRRRTRAARTRLTTTLARTVRGSAEPVSLLELGCARTAGVIAVDLAGALTEEGPAPVVIVDGLPGRRLAHRRPKPGDPTVVDGESAASLSEQERRLGVGSVAPGSAWTDLQYLGTRTVLVVRAGHGSTAWLHTVARQLADLGIAVIGVVLIDPDPRDRTDGTLWDASHAAHHGHGEQTARRNGTDRPRPERPSWARVPDIDQEAR; from the coding sequence GTGAACACGCACACGCCTTCGGAGCCGGCGGCCGCCGCTCCCCTGGTGGACCTCCAGGCGCTGGTGGTCGCGGTGCGCCGGCGCCGCCGCCTGTGGTGCTGCATGGCGCTGTTGGGGCTGCTCGTCGGCGCGGCGGTGGCGGTCCTCATGCCCCCGCCGCCGACCGCGGTGACCACGGTGCTGGTGGCACATCAGGCCGACCAGCCGAACGACCCCGGAACGCTGATCCGCACCGACGTCGGACTGCTGCACACCACGCGGATCGCCGGCAAGGCCCTCCAGGCCCTCGGATCCCCGGAGAAACCAGAGGACTTCATGCGGGACTACGGGGGCATCGGCTTGTCCAACAACCTGCTCCAGATCACCGTGACGGCCGGCAGCGACGCGGAGGCGACGGCGCGGGCCAAGGCGCTGGCCGACGCGTTCGTCGCGGACCACGTGAGGCGGATCCGGGAGGCCGCGGACGCCGAGGCCAAGACCCTGCTGGACCAGCGTGACCGCATGCAGGCCGAACTCGCGCAGGTCAACAAGGCCATCGGTGACTCGTCGCCGCAGAGCGGGCCGAAGGCTTCGGCGAACATGGAGTCGCTCTTCACCCGCCGGGCCGAACTCGGCTCGCGGATCACCGACTTCGGCCGGCGGGCCGCGGAGGCGCGCATCGGCACGCCCCGGCTCATCGCCGGCACCCAGGTCGTGGACGACGCGCGCGCGGTGCGGCACTCCCTGCCCAGGAGCACCGTCACCAATGCCGGGGTCGGGCTGGTCCTCGGGCTCGTCCTGGGGCTCGCGGTGGCCGCGGTCGGCGCCGTGGTGGCGGACCGTCCCGTACTGCGCCGGGAGATCGCGGCGAACCTCGGCGCCTCGGTCATCGCGGAGCTGCGCCGCACGCCCCGACGGTCGGCCGGGCCCTGGCGGCGCCGACGGACCCGGGCGGCGAGGACACGGCTCACCACGACCCTGGCCCGTACCGTGCGCGGCTCCGCGGAACCGGTGTCGCTGCTGGAACTGGGCTGTGCGCGCACCGCGGGTGTGATCGCCGTGGACCTCGCCGGCGCGCTGACGGAGGAGGGGCCGGCTCCGGTGGTGATCGTCGACGGTCTGCCCGGCCGGCGGCTCGCCCACCGCCGGCCGAAGCCGGGAGACCCCACCGTGGTCGACGGCGAGAGCGCCGCGAGCCTGTCCGAGCAGGAGCGCCGGCTCGGTGTCGGCTCGGTGGCGCCCGGCTCGGCGTGGACCGACCTCCAGTACCTCGGCACGCGGACCGTGCTCGTCGTGCGGGCCGGGCACGGCAGCACCGCGTGGCTGCACACCGTGGCGCGGCAGCTCGCGGACCTGGGCATCGCGGTGATCGGGGTGGTGCTGATCGACCCCGATCCGCGTGACCGGACCGACGGCACGCTGTGGGACGCGTCGCACGCCGCGCATCACGGCCACGGCGAGCAGACGGCCCGGCGGAACGGCACGGACCGGCCCCGGCCGGAGCGGCCGTCATGGGCACGGGTCCCGGACATCGACCAGGAAGCGCGGTAG